The region CGAGCACGATCCAGCGGTTACTTACATTCAGCAGATTTCCGATTACGAACATTTGTCGTCCCACAGGCACCCGAGCCACGCGATCCCAATAACTACCATTTGAACTGCGCAATAAATCAGCCGTGCGCTTCAAATTCGCGGTCGATGGATCGCCAACTGCATAAAAATGACTGCTATCAGACCTCACCAAACGAAAAGGAGAAGAGTAGAAATTTGGACTCTCAAATACCGCAGGGCCAGGACTCACCTGGGTCCAGGAGAGCCCGTCCGTAGAGGTAAAGAAGCCCGTTTGTAGCCCATTGTTCACCAACTGCCGCACCGCGCCAAAAGTACTCGGACCATAAGTCACGAGCCACGGACCACTTTCATTTTGGGCTGGTGGCACAGCAGACCACGGACCAGTGGCTGAAGTTGTCGAGTAGTAGTTCTGCCGCTGATTAATAGAAACCAACACGCGGGAAGAACTGGCCGCAAAATCCACCGGGTTCTCATCCACACCGGTAGCCAGCAGCGTACGGGTCCAGTTGATCGTATCCGTATTGACAATCGCCTCCAGTCCGACGGCGGGAAAACTTTCCCAGCAGACCAAAGTAAGTACCACCGAAATAGCCCCATTTTCGAATACTGATCCCCGCAGGCAATGCATACGGACCGGACCAGGTCAGCGCATCGGAGGAAGTGTAGAGACCATTGGAGGTCGTCAGAAAAAGCGGTCATTCACCCACTGATGGAAGCCGCACCCGCAGGTTGTGACACCAGCGGTGTGTGACTAGTCCAGGTATCCCCATCTGCGCTGCGGATGATGACCGGCGTATCTGTATTGTTTTGATGCTTAATGACTCACAAAACTGGGTCGGACTCGCTGTGAGGCTGACACCATAAAATGGATCCGCTGGAATAAAACCGCTGCCTGAACTGGACACCTGCCACTCTGGCAGCAGCCCGTAAATTTTCTGAGCGAAGACATATTGCGTTATTCCCGAACTATGACCTGAAGCAGGCGGCAAGGAAATCTGCACCGTAAAAGTGCCATTGCTATTATTGAAGGTGCCGGACACCAGACTCGTGCCTTGCAGTGAAAGTACCCACACCGCCACTGTTCACTGTGCCGTAGATGGTGCCACTGGTCGTAGTCACAGCGTTGGTGACATTGGTCACCGTGCCACCCGTTTCCACGGTGAACTCCAGCGGATTGCTTTGATAAGGCACACCCGTCGCCGTTGCGCCGTCATAGAAGGAGTATCGCCCCTTCCAAGTGCCCGCAAAAGGACTCTGTGCCAGCGACGAGACAGCGGTGAATAATACAAGGGCAGCCGTAAAAGCTCTGCCTGACCACTTTGACATTGGGTTTACATTCATAGTTTGTGAGGAACTGTTTTTGAAACCAACTGTTGCCAAGTTAAGTGGTCGAAACCACACCCTGAACCTAGTTAAAGTCTTCTCCATAGGCAAGATCAAGCAAGGCCTTTGATTGAGAAAATACCACTCGGCAAGATATAAGAAATATCATCCAAAATAATTTTTATTTATGTTATCCTGATTCCGAATAAGTAGCCAGGTATAATGTTTTAGTTTTCAGCTCCATGAGCACCGGCACTGCCATCGGCCTCCAAACGGCAAATGAGGAGCTAGGCAGGGCTGAACTCTCACCCGTGTTTCCAGAGTTCAATAAACCAACTTTGGCGGAGCTTTTTGATGTGATCGCACTGCAAACCTAGTCGAAGTGGAGCTACGAAAAAAAGGATCAACGTGCCAATTCCAGTTCGCCGAACACTGACAAGCTTGCTGCAAATCTCATCATCACATTCCAGACGAGTCCGATCATCCTAATGAAGAATCAGCCTTACTCGATCTCACTCGCCAAAGAATGGAATAGCAAGGATCGTGGACACTGGGAAATGTATGCACTGTTGGAGATCGTTGCTTCATCATTGTCAGGACTTTGTTCCCCGAACAGGAGCAGTGTTTACTGCCAGATGTTCAAGCGATGTTGGACTCGTTCAAGGTAGAGAAGCCTTGATGGCATCACGTGATGCCTCATTGAAGTAGGATACCAAGGAGGATTTCAGGAAGCGGCTCGATGCCCTCACGATGGGGGACGCCGGGATGGAATAATTTTGTGCATGCCATGGTGTCCAAAATTGGATTGTCAGTTCACGGAGGGGGCGATGATTGGGAGCAAAGAGTTCGTGAACGAGTTTTTTACTCAAAATCGAGGGTTGTTTGGACCTGCACGTCGAAGTGGGGCACGGAGAATCCGAGAGGTGGAGGGCGACATTCATGCGCTGCGGGATTTGCAGGGTGAATGAGGCGGGTGGCTTATTTGCTGAAGTATTTATCACCACGCATAACGGTGCCGTCTTTGAGGACGACGCTGAAGGTGCCGCCGTTGGAGCGGGCGAGGCGGTCCATGTCGGCAGCGGCATCGGTTTCCATCATGACGCTGGTGTGGATGATGGTTCCTGTGCCCATGCGGTGGTTTTCCTGGGTGATGATGTCGATCCAGCCCATTTCGTCGATGCGCTGGCCGTCGGTCATGAAGAAGATGATGTCGGGGCGGGGATTGGCTTTGAGGGCCATGAGGAGGCCGGAGCCCCAGTTGGTGCCGCCGTTGGTGGACATTTGGGCGATGTTTTTGCGGCTGTCGTTGATGTTGAAGACCGTGGCTTGGAGAAAGGGGAAGCTGGGGATGCGGGCGCTTTTCCAGTCTTCTGGTGCGATGGGCCAACGGTATTTTTCGAAGGCGGCACTTTTGGAGGGATCGACGATGTTGTGGGGCCAGGCGAAGTCTGAGAAGCAGAGGATTTGGTAAAAGGTGCCGGCGGGGATTTTGGCGAGGCTTTTGTCGAGCTCGCGTTTGAGTGCTTGGATGCGGCTGGTTCCGCCTTCGCCGACGGCCTCCATGGAGCCGGAGACATCGACGACAAAGACGACGCGTTTGCCGAAGGCGGTCTGACCGAGGAAGTTGAAGGCGCCGCCGCGACCGATGCCTGCTCCGAAGCCGCCGCCCGCACCGCCGAGTCCGCCGCCGCCGAGGCCTGCGGTGATGGCTCCGACGTTGCCGAGGGCGAGTTTGTCGGTCATGTCAGAGAGGTCGATGTTGTCCATCTGCATCTCTGGGAGCTGGATGTCTGAGGCGATGGATTGGACGCTGATGCGGCGGAGCGGGGGTTGTTTCCGGGTCCAGGTTTGGCGCTTTTGTTTGACGCGTTGTTCGAGGGCGTTGCTGGCGGCGGCTCCGGCGGCGTTGCCTCCGGGGAGGAAGTCCACTTGCTTGTTCATCACATGGCGGACGGTGATGAAGGCTTCGATGGCGACGAGGGGGAGGTGGATGATGATGCTGGCGGCGAGGGAGTTGGCGCCGATTTTTTCTTTCCAGGTGAGCCAGAAGACGTGTTTTTTTTGTTCTTCGCTGAGTTCGGGCTCGGGCGGTGGTTTGGGGACGTCGATTGGGTGGCTGTCTTCGTGGGGCGGTTCGTCGGCTTGGGGCTCTTCGGGAGGGGATTGGGCCTCTGGGGGCTCGATTTGAGGCTCTGAGTGGGCTGGGGCGACGACTGGCGGGATTTCGTCGATTTGGACGATTTCGGGCTCTAGGGCGGATTCTGCTGGGTTTTCGAGCGGGGTCTCTTGGGGCTCGTTTTCGGCTTCGGGCTCAAAGTAGGGCTCTGGAGCGATTTCGGGCTGGGGCTCGGGATGAGCGGTGGGCTGCTCGTGGGGGGTGGGGACGGCTGCGGTGGCTTTCTCCTGTTCTTTTTGGCGCTGGTGCTCGTGCCAGCGGTCGTCGCGGTCGATGAGGTCGTCATCGTCATGATCCGCCACTGTGGGGAGGGCGTGGAGGTCGATGTCCTGATGGTGGCGGCTCATGGGGCGGCGGATTGTCGGGGAAAAGTGCGACTGTTCAAGGCGGATGATGTGGTTGAGTGGGGAGATCGTTGCGACGTGGTGATTCGACGATAAGGGTGGGCGCTCATGACAGACCCCATCCAGACTGATAGCCATCTCCTGATTCTCGATTCCGACGCGGACTTTCTCGCGTGGGCGGCTGGGCATTTGAAGGCTCCGGGGGTGAGTATCACGACGCATGAGCGTGCGGAGGAGACTCTGGCTTCTTATCAAAAGAGGAGGCCGGACTTGGTTTTGGCGGAGATTCGCCTTTCGGGCGGGGTGAGCGGGGTGGAGCTGCTGAAGCGACTGCGGCAGACTGATCCGCATGCGATGGTGATTTTGTTTAGCAATGCGGCGGCGACGTCACAGGTGATCGAGGCGATGCGGCATGGGGCGTATGATGTGCTGCCAAAGGAGCGCTTGCCTTATGAGTTGCGTGCGGTGGTGGAGAGTGCGCTGAGTGCGATCGAGACACGGCGGGTGACGCGTGAGCAACTGCCAGGTGCGGCGACGGAGTCGATCCAGGAGACGATTATTGGCCGCTCGGCGGCGATGCAGGAGGTGTTTAAGCTGATTGGCCGTGTGTCTCGCTCGGATGCGCCGGTGATGATTACGGCGGAGAGCGGTTGTGGGAAGGAGCTGGTGGCGCGGGCGATTCATAAGTTTAGCCCGCGGGTGCAGAAGGAGTTTGTGGCGATTAATGTGACGGCGATTCCGGATAATTTGCTGGAGAGTGAGATTTTCGGTCACGAGAAGGGTAGTTTTACGGGTGCGACGAATTTACGCGTGGGCCGTTTTGAGCAGTGTGATGGGGGGACGCTTTTTCTCGATGAGATCGGTGATATGCCGCTGGCGGTGCAGAGTAAGCTGCTGCGAGTGCTGCAGGAGGGTGAGTATAGCCGTGTGGGCGGTAATCAGACGCTGAAGACGGATGTGCGGGTGCTGGCTGCGACGAATAAGAACCTGGAGGCTGAGGTGGCGAAGGGCACTTTCCGTGAGGATTTGTTTTATCGTCTGAATG is a window of Verrucomicrobiaceae bacterium DNA encoding:
- a CDS encoding sigma-54-dependent Fis family transcriptional regulator; this encodes MTDPIQTDSHLLILDSDADFLAWAAGHLKAPGVSITTHERAEETLASYQKRRPDLVLAEIRLSGGVSGVELLKRLRQTDPHAMVILFSNAAATSQVIEAMRHGAYDVLPKERLPYELRAVVESALSAIETRRVTREQLPGAATESIQETIIGRSAAMQEVFKLIGRVSRSDAPVMITAESGCGKELVARAIHKFSPRVQKEFVAINVTAIPDNLLESEIFGHEKGSFTGATNLRVGRFEQCDGGTLFLDEIGDMPLAVQSKLLRVLQEGEYSRVGGNQTLKTDVRVLAATNKNLEAEVAKGTFREDLFYRLNVVRIHIPPLRERREDVRLMAEFFLQKLSARRRGPQMRFTDDALDMLEAYDWPGNVRELENTIQRACALCNSDILLPSDIPLGSKGSRHHGTASHLTRMRDALTTLVHLAGQSPDLELMPWIAHEVERMARKHAEEPVVAPPAPQAAAPVKKGRKSI